The proteins below come from a single Papaver somniferum cultivar HN1 chromosome 11, ASM357369v1, whole genome shotgun sequence genomic window:
- the LOC113321341 gene encoding AP-2 complex subunit alpha-1-like, whose translation MALSGMRGLSVFISDVRNCQNKEAERLRVDKELGNIRTRFKNEKGLSPYEKKKYVWKMLYIYMLGYDVDFGHMEALSLISAPKYPEKQVGYIVTACLLNENHDFLRLVINSVRSDIIGRNETFQCLALTMVGNIGGREFAESLAPDVQKLLISSSCRPLVRKKAALCLLRLYRKNPDVVNVDGWSDRMTQLLDERDMGVLTSVMSLLVSLVSNNHDGYWSCLPKCVKILERLARNQDVPQEYTYYGIPSPWLQVKTMRALQYFPTVEDPNTRRSLFEVLQRILMGTDVVKNVNKNNASHAVLFEALGLVMHLDAEKEMMSQCVALLGKFIAVREPNIRYLGLENMTRMLMVTDMQDIIKKHQAQVITSLKDPDISIRRRALDLLYGMCDVSNAKDIVEELLQYLSSADFAMREELALKAAILAEKFAPDLSWYIDVILQLIDKAGDFVSDDIWYRVVQFVTNNEDLQPYAAAKAREYLDKPAIHETMVKVSAYLLGEYGHLLARRPGCSPKELFSIIHEKLPTVSTPTVSILLSSYAKILMHTQPWDPELKDHIWAVFNKYESCIDVEIQQRAVEYFALCKKGAALADILAEMPKFPERESALIKKAEDTEVDTAEQSAIKLRAQQQNSNVLVVTDQRPTNAPTPVGVGQLSLVKMPSINSSAENLADEGMVHTNGTLTKVDSQLAAPSADLLGDLLGPLAIEGPPTVATTTEQNPVSTSQGVTSAADALALAPLEEQPSSIQPIGNITERFNALCLKDSGVLYEDPNIQIGVKAEWRAHQGRLVLFLGNKNTTALVSVQAIILPPAHLRTEIAAVPDTIPPRAQVQCPLEIVNLRPSRDVAVLDFSYKSGSSMVKVNLRIPAVMNKFMQHISVSGEEFFPQWRSLSGPPLKLQEVVRGVKPLSLPEMANLFNSFQLMVSPGLDPNPNNLVASTTFYSENPRAMLCLVRVETDPSDRTQLRMTVASGDPALTFELKEFIKEQLVSIPLSSPVPPPSLGVAPAQPQLQPTIPVASSTDPGALLAGLL comes from the exons ATGGCCTTATCTGGTATGAGAGGTCTCTCCGTTTTTATAAGCGATGTAAGAAACTGTCAAAACAAAGAAGCTGAAAGACTTAGGGTTGATAAAGAACTTGGGAATATTCGTACTCGCTTCAAAAATGAAAAG GGTTTGTCACCttatgaaaagaaaaaatatgtatGGAAAATGCTTTACATATACATGCTGGGGTATGATGTGGATTTTGGGCACATGGAGGCCCTTTCCTTGATATCTGCACCAAAATATCCAGAAAAGCAG GTTGGGTACATAGTGACAGCGTGTCTACTAAATGAGAACCACGACTTTCTGAGACTGGTTATTAATTCTGTGCGCAGTGATATCATTGGCCGCAATGAAACGTTCCAATGCTTGGCATTGACAATG GTTGGAAATATAGGTGGAAGAGAGTTTGCTGAATCTTTGGCACCTGATGTCCAAAAGTTGCTT ATTTCCAGTAGCTGCAGACCACTGGTTAGAAAGAAGGCTGCACTATGCCTTCTAAGGTTGTACAGGAAGAATCCCGATGTCGTCAATGTAGATGGGTG GTCAGACCGCATGACTCAACTTCTTGATGAACGTGATATGGGTGTCTTGACGTCTGTTATGAGCCTTCTTGTTTCATTAGTCTCAAATAACCATGACGGATACTGGAGTTGTCTTCCCAAATGTGTAAAGATCTTGGAGAGGCTTGCTAGGAACCAAGATGTCCCACAAGAGTACACCTACTATGGCATCCCGTCTCCATGGCTTCAG GTTAAGACAATGAGGGCTCTTCAGTATTTTCCAACTGTTGAAGATCCCAATACTAGAAGATCATTATTCGAG GTGTTACAACGAATTCTGATGGGAACAGATGTTGTAAAAAATGTGAATAAAAATAATGCTTCACATGCTGTTCTGTTTGAAGCCCTTGGTTTG GTCATGCATCTCgatgcggaaaaagaaatgatGTCTCAGTGTGTAGCGTTGCTTGGGAAATTCATTGCAGTCCGGGAGCCAAACATTCGATATTTGGGACTT GAGAATATGACTAGGATGCTGATGGTAACAGATATGCAGGATATTATCAAGAAACACCAAGCCCAGGTCATCACCTCATTGAAAGACCCTGACATTAG TATTAGAAGGCGTGCTCTTGATTTGCTCTATGGCATGTGCGACGTTTCCAATGCAAAAGACATAGTCGAGGAGTTATTGCAG TATCTCAGCTCCGCTGACTTTGCAATGCGCGAGGAGTTGGCATTAAAGGCTGCTATCCTTGCAGAGAAGTTTGCTCCTGATCTATCTTG GTATATAGATGTGATTCTTCAGTTGATTGACAAGGCAGGGGATTTTGTCAGTGATGACATTTGGTATCGTGTTGTGCAGTTTGTCACAAACAACGAAGATCTACAG CCTTATGCAGCAGCAAAAGCTAGAGAGTATCTCGACAAGCCCGCTATACATGAAACAATGGTCAAG GTTAGTGCCTATCTTCTTGGAGAGTATGGTCACCTTTTGGCTAGAAGACCCGGTTGCAGCCCTAAGGAACTCTTTAGCATCATTCATGAAAAGCTTCCAACTGTATC GACCCCTACTGTGTCTATTCTTCTTTCATCTTATGCTAAAATCTTGATGCATACTCAACCATGGGATCCGGAGTTGAAGGATCACATCTGGGCGGTATTCAACAA GTATGAGAGTTGCATAGATGTTGAAATACAGCAGAGAGCTGTTGAATATTTTGCATTATGTAAAAAAGGCGCAGCTTTAGCAGATATATTGGCTGAAATGCCCAAATTTCCTGAACGTGAG TCTGCATTAATCAAAAAGGCTGAAGACACAGAGGTTGACACTGCGGAACAAAGTGCCATTAAGTTGCGTGCCCAGCAGCAGAATTCAAATGTGTTGGTGGTAACTGACCAACGTCCTACTAATGCGCCCACGCCTGTTGGAGTTGGTCAGCTTAGCCTTGTGAAGATGCCTAGCATTAACAGTAGTGCG GAAAATTTGGCAGACGAAGGAATGGTCCACACGAACGGGACCTTgaccaaagtagattctcaactAGCCGCGCCGTCTGCTGATCTCCTTGGTGATCTTTTGGGCCCACTGGCTATTGAAGGCCCTCCCACTGTTGCGACCACAACTGAACAAAATCCAGTTTCCACCTCTCAGGGTGTTACAAGTGCAGCAGATGCCTTGGCACTTGCCCCTCTTGAAGAACAGCCAAGCTCAATTCAG CCTATTGGAAACATTACTGAAAGGTTTAATGCGTTGTGTCTGAAAGACAGTGGTGTGCTCTATGAAGACCCTAACATTCAG ATTGGGGTGAAAGCTGAGTGGCGGGCTCATCAAGGAAGGCTTGTTCTTTTCTTGGGAAACAAGAACACGACTGCTCTTGTTTCTGTTCAGGCTATTATATTGCCACCAGCACATTTAAGGACAGAAATTGCTGCAGTACCTGATACCATTCCCCCAAGGGCACAG GTGCAGTGTCCCCTTGAAATTGTAAATCTTCGACCAAGCAGGGATGTAGCTGTTCTTGATTTCTCTTATAAATCCGGATCTTCAATG GTCAAGGTCAACCTTCGCATTCCTGCCGTCATGAATAAATTTATGCAGCATATATCAGTATCTGGTGAAGAATTCTTTCCCCAATGGAGATCACTTTCAGGACCTCCTTTGAAGCTTCAAGAAGTG GTTAGAGGCGTAAAACCACTATCTCTTCCGGAAATGGCAAACTTATTCAATAGTTTTCAGTTGATGGTTTCTCCGGGACTG GACCCAAATCCAAATAATCTGGTTGCAAGTACAACTTTCTACTCAGAAAATCCGCGAGCCATGCTTTGCTTG GTTAGAGTTGAAACCGACCCTTCAGATCGGACTCAACTTCGAATGACAGTTGCTTCAGGGGATCCAGCACTTACGTTTGA GTTGAAAGAATTCATCAAGGAACAGTTAGTTAGCATTCCATTGTCTTCCCCTGTTCCTCCCCCATCGTTAGGAGTAGCACCTGCACAACCACAGTTACAACCAACTATTCCAGTCGCATCATCAACAGATCCTGGTGCTTTACTTGCTGGTCTGCTTTGA